From one Clostridia bacterium genomic stretch:
- the ispE gene encoding 4-(cytidine 5'-diphospho)-2-C-methyl-D-erythritol kinase, with amino-acid sequence MSVAIRSFAKVNLGLAIGERRDDGFHELRTIYQTVALHDVLRVDVSKGTGIEIRCKDPRVPADESNTCWRVADRVLKALKHRGKVVIQIEKSLPVQGGMGGASSNAVATMFAMERSLKTVLPAQERLRIAAEVGCDLPLFLLGGTVLGCSRGEEIYPLSDLPEIPVVIVTPDVGVSTPDAFTRWDELVANGKLTPTGSSGTITEFSRSAFEWLSSMSFSSGVPAQKGGDRAETLLLDLVRAGIENDFERVVFPEYPELRDMKRVLEREGAKYASLSGSGSTLYGLFENQAAAEQAAERMRAAGLPAQATSTLARENYWAQVFVR; translated from the coding sequence ATGTCAGTCGCAATTCGTTCGTTTGCAAAGGTCAACCTGGGGCTCGCCATTGGCGAGCGCCGCGACGACGGCTTTCACGAGCTGCGCACCATCTATCAGACGGTCGCGCTGCATGATGTTTTGCGCGTGGATGTTAGCAAGGGTACCGGGATCGAGATTCGCTGCAAGGACCCGCGCGTTCCCGCGGATGAATCGAATACGTGCTGGCGCGTTGCAGACCGCGTGCTAAAGGCGCTGAAGCATCGCGGCAAGGTGGTCATTCAGATCGAAAAGAGCTTGCCGGTACAGGGCGGAATGGGCGGTGCCTCGTCCAACGCCGTGGCGACGATGTTTGCCATGGAGCGTTCACTGAAGACGGTTCTTCCAGCACAGGAACGGCTGCGCATCGCCGCCGAGGTGGGCTGTGACCTTCCGCTATTCCTGCTCGGAGGCACGGTTTTGGGCTGTAGCCGCGGAGAAGAAATTTACCCCTTGTCCGATCTTCCCGAGATTCCGGTCGTCATCGTCACGCCGGATGTTGGCGTGTCCACTCCTGACGCATTCACACGCTGGGATGAACTGGTAGCGAACGGCAAATTGACTCCCACTGGCAGCTCCGGTACAATCACGGAGTTCAGTCGCTCGGCTTTTGAGTGGTTGAGCAGTATGTCCTTTTCATCCGGTGTTCCTGCCCAGAAGGGTGGGGACCGGGCCGAGACGCTGCTTCTCGACCTTGTCCGAGCCGGGATCGAAAACGACTTCGAAAGAGTCGTCTTTCCAGAGTATCCCGAACTTCGTGACATGAAGCGTGTTTTGGAACGCGAGGGCGCAAAGTATGCCTCGCTTTCAGGTTCCGGATCGACCCTGTATGGTCTTTTCGAGAATCAGGCAGCGGCTGAACAGGCTGCGGAGCGTATGAGAGCCGCTGGCCTGCCGGCGCAAGCGACCAGCACGTTGGCACGCGAGAATTACTGGGCGCAGGTATTTGTTCGCTAG